In a single window of the Deltaproteobacteria bacterium genome:
- a CDS encoding DnaJ domain-containing protein, protein MASKDNQKNYYELLGLTKEATSQEIKTAYKEMARIFHPDSHFYDEVLEGQELARDDETFKLVTVAYNTLIDSEKRAEYDRMLLTTTVPSWVSAEETSGSWPYSSRPADNGSGVRAERDTSSSGKREERSRTQSMYSSEGNYSDYARRQAGRDYGGMQQDYSHSVFVTSGQRTESVMDMLRKKKRSQEKLVMIVLSGAIFLVLVITLLVLGIIL, encoded by the coding sequence TTGGCATCCAAGGACAATCAAAAAAATTACTACGAGCTATTAGGTTTAACTAAGGAAGCTACTAGTCAAGAGATAAAGACAGCTTACAAGGAGATGGCCCGCATATTTCACCCAGATTCGCATTTTTATGACGAAGTATTAGAGGGTCAGGAGCTAGCGCGTGACGATGAGACATTTAAGCTCGTAACTGTTGCTTACAATACATTGATTGATTCAGAAAAAAGGGCCGAGTACGACAGGATGTTGTTAACGACAACAGTCCCATCATGGGTATCTGCTGAGGAGACTTCCGGTTCTTGGCCATATTCTTCTCGTCCAGCGGACAATGGTTCTGGAGTGCGTGCAGAGCGAGATACTTCTTCGTCTGGGAAGCGCGAAGAAAGGAGTCGCACTCAGAGCATGTATAGTTCTGAGGGGAATTATTCGGATTATGCGCGCAGGCAGGCCGGTCGTGATTACGGGGGGATGCAGCAGGATTATTCTCATAGTGTTTTTGTTACGAGCGGACAAAGAACCGAGAGCGTCATGGATATGCTGCGCAAGAAAAAGCGCTCGCAGGAAAAATTGGTAATGATAGTGTTGTCTGGCGCAATATTTTTAGTTTTAGTCATTACACTTTTAGTTCTAGGCATTATCCTTTAG
- a CDS encoding CofH family radical SAM protein, whose product MSGIAPLSKIRVGNVNYLNSTPFASLRRLDFVDYQECVPSECARKLREGETDFACVPLIEYATNGDYQAMDVGIVAKGAVESVFLFAEDKIEDLETIYIDAGSRTSVVLLRVILCELLGKEAGWRVKFYRRDLLGRVADVGSRVGALAIGDVAMKSKDIFSYQLDLGAQWQSFTGMPFVFAVWMWKEGSLERDRLVVLRNGLLDGVRDRAIYARDWADGNQFSRVDAERYVCERITYVLDDRAIEGANEFLRLAALYGLAPRAEFRCAEELSIAKMGRATSASDSCRSLDVVLQDASEGARLSILEGLRLGMDASLADLALASNLRREQLHPSGEVSYIVERNVNYTNICDVNCRFCAFNVVPGKAGGYLWSNEEIGEKIDELVSADGVQVLFQGGLNPELGIEYYENVFRWIKARYQINLHALSADEILHISRVSRISVQAALERLVGAGLGSLPGAGAEILVDRIRRRIAKRKCSAEEWLEVHRTAHRIGLKSSSTMMFGVGETWYDRLIHLSKIRALQDETDGFMAFIAWPFQESSSRLKASDVSAPQYLRVQAVSRLFLDNIRNIQNSWVTQGPAVGQLALFFGANDFGSVMFEENVVSAAGVRFRMDAEAIERHICDAGFLPWQRIVNYQRRVL is encoded by the coding sequence GTGTCAGGAATAGCACCTCTTTCGAAAATCAGAGTAGGTAATGTTAATTACCTTAACAGTACGCCATTTGCGTCTTTGCGACGCTTGGACTTCGTGGATTATCAAGAGTGCGTACCAAGTGAATGTGCACGCAAGCTTCGCGAAGGCGAGACGGATTTTGCCTGCGTTCCGCTTATCGAATATGCCACTAATGGCGATTATCAGGCCATGGATGTTGGAATTGTAGCCAAGGGGGCGGTGGAGAGCGTGTTCTTGTTTGCCGAGGACAAAATTGAAGACCTCGAGACTATATATATCGATGCTGGTTCTAGGACATCGGTTGTGTTGCTTAGAGTTATCCTTTGCGAGCTTCTTGGGAAGGAGGCGGGTTGGCGAGTGAAGTTCTATCGCAGGGACTTGTTGGGCAGAGTGGCTGATGTGGGTTCTAGAGTAGGAGCGTTAGCCATTGGCGATGTGGCGATGAAGAGCAAGGATATTTTCTCGTACCAACTGGATCTAGGCGCCCAGTGGCAGAGCTTTACTGGGATGCCGTTTGTTTTTGCGGTTTGGATGTGGAAGGAGGGGAGTCTCGAGCGCGACAGGTTGGTGGTGCTTAGAAATGGCTTATTGGATGGAGTACGAGATAGGGCTATCTATGCTAGAGATTGGGCCGATGGCAATCAATTTTCCCGCGTCGATGCGGAGCGATATGTGTGCGAGCGAATCACTTACGTCCTAGACGATAGAGCTATTGAGGGTGCCAATGAATTTTTGCGCCTAGCGGCTTTGTATGGTCTTGCTCCGCGAGCGGAGTTTAGATGTGCAGAAGAGTTATCTATTGCGAAAATGGGGCGTGCAACCAGTGCATCGGATTCTTGCCGGAGTTTGGATGTCGTTTTACAAGATGCTAGCGAGGGAGCGCGCTTATCGATTCTCGAGGGCTTGAGACTGGGCATGGACGCGAGTTTGGCGGATCTAGCCTTAGCCTCTAACCTTAGACGTGAACAATTGCACCCATCGGGCGAAGTGTCTTATATCGTAGAGCGCAATGTTAATTATACAAATATATGTGACGTTAACTGCAGATTTTGTGCTTTTAACGTAGTCCCAGGCAAGGCAGGTGGTTATCTCTGGTCGAACGAAGAAATTGGGGAAAAAATCGACGAATTAGTGAGCGCAGATGGAGTGCAGGTGCTTTTTCAGGGTGGACTCAATCCGGAATTGGGCATCGAGTATTACGAAAATGTGTTTCGTTGGATTAAGGCGAGGTATCAAATAAATCTGCATGCGCTATCGGCGGATGAAATATTGCACATCAGTCGCGTTTCTCGCATCAGCGTTCAAGCGGCGTTGGAGCGCTTAGTTGGTGCTGGATTGGGTAGCTTGCCGGGGGCAGGAGCTGAAATTTTAGTGGACCGCATTCGCAGGCGAATTGCCAAGCGCAAATGCTCGGCAGAGGAGTGGCTCGAGGTTCATCGCACAGCTCACCGCATCGGCTTAAAATCCAGTTCCACTATGATGTTTGGCGTAGGTGAAACTTGGTATGATCGCTTAATTCACTTGAGCAAAATTCGAGCGCTGCAGGACGAGACTGATGGGTTTATGGCGTTTATCGCTTGGCCTTTTCAGGAAAGTTCGTCCAGGCTTAAGGCCTCGGATGTCTCAGCTCCTCAGTATCTACGCGTTCAGGCAGTTTCTAGATTGTTCTTGGACAACATCAGAAACATTCAGAATTCCTGGGTTACTCAAGGACCGGCGGTTGGGCAACTAGCTTTATTTTTTGGTGCAAATGATTTTGGATCTGTGATGTTTGAGGAGAACGTAGTATCCGCTGCTGGAGTGAGATTTCGCATGGATGCAGAAGCTATTGAGAGACATATTTGCGATGCAGGTTTTTTGCCATGGCAGCGAATTGTAAATTATCAGCGTCGAGTTTTGTGA